CTCCCTTGAAAAAATTAGGGTTAATCGATCAGGATGGCAAACCTACTCCGCGCGCTATAAGGTGGCGTGATGATGATCAATATCCAGCAGTTTGTGAGGAGATTAGAAAAGAAATCTATCCAGATTTGGCTGCTGCATTTCCAGACTCCAACCCGCCGAGAAGCCCTATTGAGAGATGGTTTGCAAGTGAAACGGGTGTTGGAGAGAATGCTGCACGAGATATGGCAGATTTTTATTTGTTGCTCTGTGAAGCTGATCCAACAAAACAGGATAACAATCATATTCCGACAAAATCGCGCAGCAGAACCACAGCCCCCAAAACTAGCATTTTAAGAGCAAAATCGGGAGGAAAGCTACAACCAGCTACGGAGCCGGATGTGCTTCAGAGTAATTCAACAGAAGAAGAGGTGGTATCACCAGCAAAATATGCAGTGGGCCGTTTCCAGCCTGCCCTCAACATCAACATCGAGATTCATATCCCGTCTGATGCCACGCAGCAACAGATCGATCACATCTTTTATAGCATGGCTAAACATCTCTATAGGTGAGAACAGCAGTGAACCATGAACTTGCTAAATCTGTTCTTGCCGCTGCAAAGGCCATACAGGAGGAAGCCAGCCAGTTATGGCTTCCTCCTGCCGAAGCTATCCCCTCTCGCAGCGAAATGGTTATATCCCATTCGCTTGTAAAAGGCACACGAGGCTATATTGAGAAGGTTGTCCATCAAATCAATAGGACATATGAAAACACTTGCTACGATGCCTGCGCTGTGATGATTCGCCGTCTGATCGAGACGCTTATTATTGAGGCTTTTGAGCAAAACAGTATTGCGGCTAAGATCAAGGGTCCAAGTAGTGACTTCCTCTATCTAAGAGACCTCATCAATTGTACCTTAAGTGAAACTAGTTGGAATCTGGGCCGCAATGCAAAACAAGCGCTATCTAGGCTCAAAGATGTTGGAGATCAATCTGCCCATAGCCGCCGCTTCAATGCACATCGCAGCGACATAGATGCCATCAAAAACGA
This genomic window from Ktedonobacterales bacterium contains:
- a CDS encoding DUF5343 domain-containing protein, coding for MAVAKVETKKTSYPIVYTSNWWDLRRKFKKSVPDRVTKNYLALILNRQVASARNLIPPLKKLGLIDQDGKPTPRAIRWRDDDQYPAVCEEIRKEIYPDLAAAFPDSNPPRSPIERWFASETGVGENAARDMADFYLLLCEADPTKQDNNHIPTKSRSRTTAPKTSILRAKSGGKLQPATEPDVLQSNSTEEEVVSPAKYAVGRFQPALNINIEIHIPSDATQQQIDHIFYSMAKHLYR